In Scyliorhinus torazame isolate Kashiwa2021f unplaced genomic scaffold, sScyTor2.1 scaffold_580, whole genome shotgun sequence, the following are encoded in one genomic region:
- the LOC140406522 gene encoding chromodomain-helicase-DNA-binding protein 4-like, with protein MPNGMYDGTMLVRAAGKLTLLQKMLNKLKTDGHRVLIFSQMTKMLDLLEDFLEHEGYKYERIDGGITGNLRQEAIDRFNAPGAQQFCFLLSTRAGGLGINLATADTVIIYDSDWNPHNDIQAFSRAHRIGQNRKVMIYRFVTRASVEERITQVAKKKMMLTHLVVRPGLGSKSGSMSKQELDDILKFGTEELFKDEMESLALGLALKGDAKEGEDMNVIHYDDEAIDKLLDRNQDDTEDTDLQNMNEYLSSFKVAQYMVREEAEEEEQAVEREIIKQEESVDPDYWEKLLRHHYEQQQEDLARHLGKGKRIRKQVNYNDTSQEDRDWQDDQSDNQSDYSVASEEGDEDFDERTEAGRRPNRRALRNDKDKPLPPLLARVGGNIEVRRSLSVSLSLTLSWSVSLT; from the exons ATGCCCAATGGTATGTACGATGGTACCATGCTCGTGCGTGCGGCTGGGAAGTTGACTCTGCTACAGAAGATGTTAAATAAGTTGAAAACCGATGGCCATCGTGTGCTGATCTTCTCCCAG ATGACCAAAATGTTGGACCTCCTGGAGGACTTTCTCGAGCACGAGGGCTACAAGTATGAGCGGATTGATGGTGGGATAACTGGAAACCTCCGGCAAGAGGCCATTGATCGCTTCAACG CCCCTGGGGCTCAGCAGTTCTGCTTTCTTCTCTCTACCCGTGCTGGAGGTCTCGGAATCAACCTTGCCACGGCCGACACAGTCATCATCTATGACTCTGACTGGAATCCACACAATGACATCCAG GCCTTCAGCCGTGCTCACCGGATCGGGCAGAACCGCAAGGTGATGATCTACCGCTTCGTCACGAGGGCTTCGGTGGAGGAGCGGATCACGCAGGTGGCCAAGAAGAAGATGATGCTGACCCACCTGGTGGTGCGGCCGGGCCTGGGCTCCAAGTCCGGCTCCATGTCCAAGCAGGAGCTGGACGACATTCTCAAGTTCGGCACTGAGGAACTGTTCAAGGACGAGATGGAGAGCCTGGCCCTCGGGCTGGCGCTAAAAG GAGATGCCAAGGAAGGGGAGGACATGAACGTTATCCACTACGATGATGAAGCCATCGACAAGCTTTTGGACAGGAATCAGGATGACACGGAAGACACGGACCTTCAGAACATGAATGAGTACCTGAGTTCCTTCAAGGTGGCCCAGTACATGGTGCGAGAGGAGGCCGAAGAG GAGGAACaagcagtagagagggagattatTAAGCAGGAGGAGAGTGTGGACCCGGATTACTGGGAGAAACTTTTGCGCCATCACTATGAGCAACAGCAGGAGGATCTCGCCCGGCATCTGGGAAAAGGGAAGCGTATTCGCAAACAGGTCAACTACAACGACACCTCACAGGAGGACAGAG ACTGGCAGGATGACCAGTCGGACAACCAATCAGATTACTCGGTGGCCTCGGAGGAAGGAGACGAAGATTTTGATGAGAGGACAGAAG cTGGCCGGAGGCCAAATCGACGAGCACTCCGTAACGACAAGGACAAGCCTCTGCCCCCACTATTGGCCCGTGTCGGAGGCAATATTGAGGTAAGAAGATCTctgtcagtcagtctctctctcactctttcttggtctgtctctctcact